From the Hevea brasiliensis isolate MT/VB/25A 57/8 chromosome 13, ASM3005281v1, whole genome shotgun sequence genome, the window CTCCTAATCGGTCACATAAGGCTTCTGCCTCTTCCATTGAATGTGCTGAAAACATGAAAACAAGCATAGTGAATGACAAGGGGCCAAAGTTCCTAAAATGCTGTTGCATGCCAGGAAAGAATTGAGAGGGATAGAGAAAGAGAGGGACAGCTTACTGGTGAGAATAATTGCACGGTCTTGCTTTGCACGCTTCACTACATTCCACAGATTGCTTCTCGAAGCTGGATCTAATCCAGTACTGGGTTCATCCATGTAGACAACCTTGCAAATTTTCAACCATTATGAGTGAGGTGGCTCTGAAGATGTTATATCCAAAGGTTTCATAAAGCAAAGTACTTTAAGGAGAGACTACAACATACTTTGGGATCCCCAATCAGTGATATTGCAACACTAAGCCTCCTCTTCATACCTCCACTATATTTCCCAGCTTGTTTATCAGCAACCCCACCATTAAACAAGTTGACACTCCTGAGAGATTCTTCCACTGCCTACGGTAACAAGAAGGTAAAAGCAAAGTAAATTTCAAATGTCTGATTCCATTAAGCAGGGCTAGAAAACCACAAATATAATCCATCTCACCGCTGCTTTACCACATTGTTTGTTTTCCACTCCAAAAATTTGAGCAATCACTGTGTAGTACATCCATGCATTCCACAGGTTTACTTCTAATTACATGCTCATATGTGTCACCTAAATCTAATTGCTATGgccttgtgtgtgtgtgtgtttattATAGCTTCTTTGTTTATAGAAACTATGCATGCCAATTTTCCATCCAAAAATCCTGCTAGGCTCCTACAGCCACCAATTGTTTAAAGAAAACAAACCACCTTTCAAATGACAATAAAAAAGTAAAGAAGATAATAGCTTACTTGGATCAAGGCAGAACCTTTTAGGTTTTTAAGTCTGCCATAAAATAGCAAGTGTTCCCTTCCTGTCAAAGTTTCCCAAAGCAGGCTAAAATTTGTCCAGAAAAACCAAAGCATATGTTACAAATGGACTGGCATTGAAGTGGAGGGCCAAAATGCATTCATTGAAGAAAATAACGAAGACTTAAGCTTACTCATGCTGAGGGCACACGCCCATACTGGTATAAATCCAATCCATATGAGTCCGTATGTCCAAACCCTGAACATAAGCCGTCCCCGATGTTGGCTTTGTGAGCCCAATCATCTAATCAgtagaataaaaaaataaaaaaaaaaaataaaaaaaaaaagaaagtttcaGAAACACAAATGAATCTGATTTTGACAGAAAATTGAAGCCTAAAAATTGCATCCACATCAGGCAGAGCTTTTCACAGTAAGCTCAGAATGTCATGGAGAAGCAACTATAAAGGACAAAGTAGAGACCAAATATAAGTGTGTGACTTGGAGTGGAGAGTTTATGTGAAAATGCTGAAAGGAATAACCATTATCCAAATCTCTCCTCCAAAGAACTTTCTTTGGCATCAACAATTCAGAATGAGGCTTATATAGCTAACATCCCTCCTGAGCATTTATTAGTTCCATTagagaaagaaaaatataaaagCTTGAAAAAAGTAATTATAATCATGTTACACTCCATCATCATCTTTCCAAAGTAATCCAGCTTGTAAAAGACTATTAAGGCATTTTTAGTGCTATGGAGTCTCTATATTCATGCAGATTAGAAAACAAAGAGCACTTTGTACTAACCATACTAATAAAAGAGGTCTTCCCAGCACCATTGGGACCGAGCATACCAAAGCACTCTCCTGGAGGCAAAGCAAGAGAGATCCCTCGTACTGCCAGTTTTTCAGGGTTTCCATCCCTTCCTGGATACACCTTTTGTAGGTTGTCACAGATAATTGCATGAGTTGTGCTTGGCTCCAGCAGTAACTGCTCAACCTTCTCTCTCTGtattattgaataaaaatatattGTGAGATCTACATTTATACATGATGACGTTGCTcaattgatgctaaaatttttgaaaaaagatAAAATGGCAAATTCTGAAAAAGACATGAAGTAAACATCCTTCAAAGGCTTTTAATTATGTAGCTCTGCTATTATTGAAGGCAGAGGTAGAATACAACTCAAGACCATCAGCACTTGAAAATCTATTGTTGGATAAACAATTATTAGAATTGCAAGAACTACCCTAAGAGGTGCCCCAGATACACCAGCTCTATACCAGTAAACTGCATACTACGTAACAACACTAGATGTAAGGAAATTATTACCTCCTGAATGACATCAGGTTTATCCATATCAACAAAAACTTTAGATCCCTGCCTTTGCAAACTAGGCTTCCGAAAAGATGATGGACGCTTCTTCCCAAAATTTTGCAAGAAAAATAGAGGACTTTTTCCACTTCCAGAGGATAAAACTTGATCCACATAATATGCAACAAAAAGTAGCACTAACCACTCAACAAACATGATAATCAAGACCTGTCTCATTCCATTTTTGCTATCACTCAAATTTCCCCAACGCATCCCATGTGTCCCCATTGCATTCCCTGTAAAAGTGTATTGTGAAAACTCGTATAAACCACGATATAGAGAGAAACCAGGATATAACTCCAACACAATGATCCAGCCTCCTGCAGCAAACAGTAAAGTCCCATAATGAGTTAATATGGTAAAAAAATGAAGCATACAAAAACATTAAGCACTGAATCTAAGGCAACAACTGTTGGAAAATTAGGTGCCTTTTAAACCAATGACGTAATAATCATAGCATACTTTGAAGCGGCTTGCTGCTGGTTTTTAAAATCAAGGAAGTGATTGTTAACACCTCATATTTGTTAAAAAGCTGGAATACTGGATAACTATACAACCATTACAACAATTGATGTAATAGCACAACATCCAAATGTATGATCCCATTCCCATACATGGCATCAGTTAGCTTAACAGAAcaagagaaaaaaaatgaaaatggttTCCTAATTTAAAGAGTACCCTAGGACCAGTCAAATTGCAGATGCTTCACAAAGTGTCCTACTTACTAGGAAATGATGAGTCTTCAACAAAGTTTGCGAAAAGGAAACCACCCAACAGCCCCGTTCCAAAGACGCCTATGTAGCCTACAACTGCAGCCATCAAAGTTCAACCACAAAAGATAAGAAAACCAGCTAATATCTTCAAAATGAATATTGActgaaaaatatatcaaatagcTAACAGAAAACCTGTAGCAGTCTTAACATTGGAAAAGAATGCAGCGACTAGAAAGGCCACGGAAATTTGCAGGTTTATGTATATAAaataaaacacaatttgaatgCCGTAGTCATTCAATGTGAAGAATTTCAACCCTGCAATGTAACTGCATTAGTAACTTGAAGCCAAGGCAAAAGAAGAAAGCACAAATGACAGGAATATTACCTATAACTGAGCCAAATATCACAAAAACCAACATGTACATCAAAGATATGGAAAGAAAATATGCATAGGAAATCATCCAGTAAGGACCATCACCAAGTCCATGCATTTTCATCATGATTCTCAGTTTTTGTTGTTTCTCATATACCAATGATGTCAGCACCACctacataaaagaaaaaatatgAAATTAGGTGGCATGGCTACCAttctttaacttattgaatgaaactaGAGACAAGGAAGTAATCGCAAGAGTAAACATACAGCTCCCAATTAGAGGAAATTAGCATTAAGGATGAAATCAGGGAAATGAGATTTAAACCATTGGACTCCTAGTGAAATTAGCAAAAACCACCCCAAATTAAGAGAACTTTTCTATATAGGCTTTGTTGGAATGTGAACTAAGCATCAGTGGAACACTTTTCCCCAGTGACTAAAAACACGTCCCCTTGAGGAAGAATTCTAACTCGATATGCTTTATGTCCCACAATGGAAGATTCCTTTTCATGTTTCAGCTCAATGGACAAGATAAAACTTGATATGAAAGTTCATTTGCCAAATAAAAGAAGACAACAGATGCTAATTCTGCCACAAAAAAACTTGTTGTGGTCACATAGTATAATCCTCAATACCCATAGTTTGACCTTTCCAGCCGAtacaaaaaattataataaactgGTGATGGCGTACATGAGTCAAACAAAATTTGCAAACAGTTTAATCCTAATGAACTATGGTTCACATGCTTACAGGAAATAGCTGTAGAATAACCCATGTAAAGAAGAGTGTGCCAAGAAGAGATGCCAGATCCACATTGATTTTGCTGGCAGCTTTAGGCATTTCTTTGACAAACTCAAATAGCATTTTTGTACCAGGCCCTTGGAAAAACTGTAGGTAGGCATTTGACACCTGCAGGCAAGGATAATAAATTTCAGCAGTTTATACAGTTCAATTCAAATGAAGAATAGCTGAGAAAGCAAGAAAACAAGTAAAACAAAGAAAGGCATAATAGAAACAATGAAAATCTACAATAGTCATTGTAAATGATACAAATCCTAGAAACCAAACAAATAAATTAAACAAGAATGCAAATTTTTTAACATATTATAATCAAAATTGCAACCTTGTTCTTTTGACAGAGAAAAGACTTCCCTAGAACATAAGTTGCAGGCAGCATAACTGGTTGCCCAATACCCCCCTGCAGCCATACTAAAAAGATGTAACCCAGCTACAACAATATTGGACATATTACAATACCTCCCCTTAAATTGACAAATGAGATATATCAAAGTTCTCATTCACAAGAACAGGAAGTTTTCATGaaataaatggaaaaataaaccattaagaaaaaatgaataaaacaataaaaagttTGCAGAAATTTCCACAAAATACTGAAATAACAAAGTATAAATTAAAGACAAAAGGGGACAGAGGGGGGGAGAGGAGGAACAATCAACTGTTCAAGAGAGTGCGCAAATGAAAGACCATATTCCATAATGCAGAGGTATTAGACACCCAAGAGAATCAGTAATCTTAAATCTATTTTCTATATCCATTAATCTTACAAAATCATAGTCCATTAAAATTCTCAGAACCATAGTTCTCAAGAGTCAAACCAGAAGGCCTAACAAATATTTAAACCTATAAAACCAACGTCTCATGATGCATACAAGTTTCTGACATTTACCAGATTCACAAAGCGAGGAACTCGCAGATAGTTAAATTGGCCTTGAATGTCACCCTCTTTATAGGTTGAATTGTACCATATGCTCACATTAAAATTATTACCGTTGGAGTTTAAGAAATCATAGGCTGCAGAAGGAGACATTGTAAGGATACATCAAACATGATACTACACTCACACAAAACAATTGCACGAGAATTAGGAAGGGCAACCTGCAAGTATCTCATTAATCTTCTCATCAGAATTCCCTTTACGGTATCCTTTGAATAGCTGTTCATTTATCTCAGAAGAACTATTGCGCCACAACTTTAGATCTTGAACACATGCTGCCTCTGAATTTAAGACACAAATGGAAAAAGAATTCAGAATATTACAAGCAAATGATCTTACATGATTAGAGAACCAAGTGGCATGGTGACTGAATAAGTTAGAAGGCATGGTTGTGGGACTTCAGAAAAGTAAAGCCCGTAAGCATGGGATTTAAAGGCACAAATAATTTCCATTGTGCCTTGTGAAGTAGCACAAGCCAAACTAGTAAGATGTGAATCCAACAGCACAATTTGCATTGTATATAAGGTGATAAATCTATacctttttgaaattcaatgactGACTGAACAGAAATAGATAATGTGGAGTTTGATGCACATTGATGCTGAACATAATAGAGAGTAGAATTCTCAATGAAAGCTGGATCAATAAAATTATCTCTTTTTGGCTCTGTATCTGAACCCTGAAACATTTTGAGAATTCACATTAGTAGCCAAACCTACTAGCAAAAAATtacaataaatgaataaaaagtgaaagaaaatgcatagaaagagaaggaaaaaaaTTACCAGCGCATTGTAGGCTAAACTGTCCATATAATTGGAAGAATTGACAGTGAAAGAACTTGGGAACATATTCCCAGCCAAATCTGGGTAGAACAGCAAAATCCCAGATTAAGATTCAGATAAAAACCCAACTGTTAATTTCCAATTTCCTAATAGGCAAGACAAACGTGATAAGGAGAATAAATAATAAGATGCATATAAATGATTATGAAGGTGGACATCAGACACATGTACACACACGCACCACACAAAAGGAAggagggagagagtgagagagatacTTTCTCCAAGTGATTGATTATTTCCAGTGAAGAGTATAGTTACAGGACAGGACCCTGTACTCCTGCATGAATCATTTGGCAAGTCTGTAAATGGAATAACTTCAGATCTGACTGCACGATACTGAGGAGCTGGAATTTGTAAGAGAGGAGGCCATTGCGGGGGGCTCGGAATGGAACAGGTGGCAGCTTGAAATGCATCTGAGTATTGCAAACCACAAACTTTCTCCAGTTGTCCATTTCCATTTATATCAACATCTTTACAACCACACTTCCTACTAGCCTTGTTCAATTCATGGTCAAGCAAACTTTGAGTGATAACAAGTAGTATGCAGAGGATAAATGGAAATAAAATGAGCCTGCAATTTGTCTTAGCATTTCGTTTCTGGGGAAAAAAGAAGCAGATAAATCAAATTCAGTATCTTCATCATGTAACTGAATTTAAGAGACAGACAGAAAATCATAAATAAGTTTACCTAGAAAAGATTAgcatttattatataaataattgtttgcaGCACACAGACAAAATAGAGTTACTATTTGTTAATTAACGAAAATAGAATCAACCAAAAACAAGAGTTAAGAGGAGAGCACATTCCAATTAAAATCTGCCCATCAACTGGAAACGAAAGTTTCTCTATGAATTTGAAAATTGGACCAACTAAGCAATGAACTTAACATAGGTTTTAGAGAGGGAAAGGATAAAAGTatcaaaaataaaaggaaaaatgaaAAGCAAACTCTCAATCAACAACAAAATTCAAGTATGAAAATACCAAAGCGAAAACCGAGAATAGATACCCAAAACCCTCCTTgtaccctctctctctctctctctctctctctctctctctctcccttcaaTTTCTCAGACCAAACACCCCCACTACACTCACATCTCAGAACTCACGCCAGTAGgtaaaaatgaaaaaagaaaagcgcATGCAGGCACGCGAACCGGGCTAGCAGTAAACCCAACAAAATCAATCCGTCACAGAACCCAGAAAGCAAAACACAAAGAGGAAGAGGGAAAAAGAAATACAGGAAACTTAATCAGCAAGCAAGAATCAAAACATAAAAACAACCAAAAAGAAAATCAATCATAAAATCAGCTCCGATTTTTCAATCAAAGAACCAACACTAGGCTCACAATTCACCAGAAATCAAAATTAGAGAAAGAATCTACTCGCAaatatcacacacacacacataaggAACACGTACACACACGTAAAAATGCCACgacagagagtgagagagagatagagagagaaatAACCTGATAAGTTAAGTTCTTTCTAAGCAAAGCATCAGCTTGAGTCCAGAAACTTGAAGGGCCATGTGATGTGTCCGCCATGGATGTACTAAGCAAGGATTTGAACGCACAGTAATATGCCCAGTTGAATTGCAAAGTAATGCACAGTTGAACTTTCCCGCAacaacgagagagagagagagagagagagagaaagcgagagagagagtgtgtgtgtgtCAGTGTAAACTACAATTAAAAGAATGCGATTTCAATTATCTGCCATTTCCTCTGCTTTCTGCGGACTCTGTCTCTGTTCCCCATTTTATGCAGTTCGTTAGGCATGTAATACGCAGTTAGGCGCGACGTATGCGAGCAAAATTGAGTCATTTACTTGCCGAAATTGCCCTCGGTTAAAGGTCTATATTACCCTTCACGCATTTGgacaatttttaatatcatttttggAAGTCCCTAAATGCCCTTTGATTGtcccaaaatatcaaaagtgccCTTCATCCCCTCTTAACAGCAATCCCGGTCAATGCATTGTGGAGATGTCGTGCAATTTCCAAAAGTCAATGACCCATGCATTTGGTTTACCATTAAAGTGAAGTGACTATattaaagaaattatataatgATCAAATCTTGTGTTTGTTAGATTAAAATTTGATATAGAGAAGTAgcagtatgtatatatatatatatattcgattGCATATTAATACTCtatttattgtttttaatttaatgcTTTTTAATTTGTTAATGTTGTTTTTGTGGTTTAACATGCCTAAAAGCAATTTCAAAGGTAGCAACTCTCATTCCAGtcaatttcatttaataatattttaatgggAGTGAAGATTTTAACTTAATTTCACGTCAAGTAATATGCATATCTCCCCTACAATCACATTATTATGGGCTTACTTATTCCAGTGGTAGCATAATCCTTCAAACTAACAatatgctttttacaggtttcatATGTCATTTTCGTATGAGCCTTATGAGATAATAGTTGTGATTGTGGTTGTGGTTGTTCCCATGTTCAGAAACGACGCTTGCTTGTGGACGTGAAATATGTTCCAAGTTGTTGGTGTTTacgtttaatttttattattatttttttaattgtaattttcaaAGGAGGTAAAGGAGGAGGAAATTCTTCGATGGGTTGAAACTTTGAAACCTGAAAGTGATTTATATGGACAAAATATTAGTTGGAGAACCATCGCAGCATTCACACATAATTCGTATGACCAGGAAAATCATGGGAATTGGGAAGTGACTCAGCTGCTTCCACTTTTTATATGAGCCGTGTAGGCCTCCGCGGTGCCGCGGTTTCATTTTTCCATATATTACTTAGATTTTGAAGCACGTAacgttaaaattatataatatattttaataaatataaaaaatatatatatatatatatatatataaataattaattttaactttttttttaatttcggaCATCAATTTAGTTATTGATGATGAATTAAAGTTgtattaaaacaataaaataaatttgatCTAATTCAATTTTGTCTTtacaatattatttttttatttttattattatcaatatcaatttttttaccaaattaaaatattttaaactgTGCATAtttcttatttaaaattttgctaataataataataataataataataatattttttctttATAAATGTAAAAGATAATTGTCAATATATGGTATAATGCTAATTGTATATATTAATTTTTGGCAAAAACATAATTAAAAAAGACTAAAtggtaaaaaaataaataaaaatttttatatcaatattaattttaatcaaaatttttaattttattaatttaatcataaactttttatattttcaatttttgcttTAAGTTTAActaaaaacaattaaaattatcgattaatattttttatttttcacctatatttttattttaactaattacttcttataaaattttatatttaactaaagttataaataaatataattttaaattttaaatttatatgaattataaaattaaaaattttaaatttactcaaatattaatattaaataataaaaatataattataattaatttaaagcaTGGAGGACATTTTTTGCAAAGCCAATATTCCCATCCGTTGCCACATTTATAtacaataataaataatataaataaataatataatataatataaataaatagacGTTGGTGAtatgattaataaatataaaaatatttatataaaaaatgtattcaattttacttaataataataaaaaatattatacctacattttata encodes:
- the LOC110660417 gene encoding ABC transporter A family member 7 isoform X2, whose amino-acid sequence is MADTSHGPSSFWTQADALLRKNLTYQKRNAKTNCRLILFPFILCILLVITQSLLDHELNKASRKCGCKDVDINGNGQLEKVCGLQYSDAFQAATCSIPSPPQWPPLLQIPAPQYRAVRSEVIPFTDLPNDSCRSTGSCPVTILFTGNNQSLGENLAGNMFPSSFTVNSSNYMDSLAYNALGSDTEPKRDNFIDPAFIENSTLYYVQHQCASNSTLSISVQSVIEFQKEAACVQDLKLWRNSSSEINEQLFKGYRKGNSDEKINEILAAYDFLNSNGNNFNVSIWYNSTYKEGDIQGQFNYLRVPRFVNLVSNAYLQFFQGPGTKMLFEFVKEMPKAASKINVDLASLLGTLFFTWVILQLFPVVLTSLVYEKQQKLRIMMKMHGLGDGPYWMISYAYFLSISLMYMLVFVIFGSVIVVGYIGVFGTGLLGGFLFANFVEDSSFPRGWIIVLELYPGFSLYRGLYEFSQYTFTGNAMGTHGMRWGNLSDSKNGMRQVLIIMFVEWLVLLFVAYYVDQVLSSGSGKSPLFFLQNFGKKRPSSFRKPSLQRQGSKVFVDMDKPDVIQEREKVEQLLLEPSTTHAIICDNLQKVYPGRDGNPEKLAVRGISLALPPGECFGMLGPNGAGKTSFISMMIGLTKPTSGTAYVQGLDIRTHMDWIYTSMGVCPQHDLLWETLTGREHLLFYGRLKNLKGSALIQAVEESLRSVNLFNGGVADKQAGKYSGGMKRRLSVAISLIGDPKVVYMDEPSTGLDPASRSNLWNVVKRAKQDRAIILTTHSMEEAEALCDRLGVFVDGSLQCIGNPKELKGRYGGSYVFTMTTSLDHEQEVVMMVQQLSPNAERTYHTSGTQKFEMPKNEVRIADVFHAVEIAKSRFPVFAWGLSDTTLEDVFIKVANGA
- the LOC110660417 gene encoding ABC transporter A family member 7 isoform X3, whose amino-acid sequence is MFPSSFTVNSSNYMDSLAYNALGSDTEPKRDNFIDPAFIENSTLYYVQHQCASNSTLSISVQSVIEFQKEAACVQDLKLWRNSSSEINEQLFKGYRKGNSDEKINEILAAYDFLNSNGNNFNVSIWYNSTYKEGDIQGQFNYLRVPRFVNLVSNAYLQFFQGPGTKMLFEFVKEMPKAASKINVDLASLLGTLFFTWVILQLFPVVLTSLVYEKQQKLRIMMKMHGLGDGPYWMISYAYFLSISLMYMLVFVIFGSVIGLKFFTLNDYGIQIVFYFIYINLQISVAFLVAAFFSNVKTATVVGYIGVFGTGLLGGFLFANFVEDSSFPRGWIIVLELYPGFSLYRGLYEFSQYTFTGNAMGTHGMRWGNLSDSKNGMRQVLIIMFVEWLVLLFVAYYVDQVLSSGSGKSPLFFLQNFGKKRPSSFRKPSLQRQGSKVFVDMDKPDVIQEREKVEQLLLEPSTTHAIICDNLQKVYPGRDGNPEKLAVRGISLALPPGECFGMLGPNGAGKTSFISMMIGLTKPTSGTAYVQGLDIRTHMDWIYTSMGVCPQHDLLWETLTGREHLLFYGRLKNLKGSALIQAVEESLRSVNLFNGGVADKQAGKYSGGMKRRLSVAISLIGDPKVVYMDEPSTGLDPASRSNLWNVVKRAKQDRAIILTTHSMEEAEALCDRLGVFVDGSLQCIGNPKELKGRYGGSYVFTMTTSLDHEQEVVMMVQQLSPNAERTYHTSGTQKFEMPKNEVRIADVFHAVEIAKSRFPVFAWGLSDTTLEDVFIKVANGA
- the LOC110660417 gene encoding ABC transporter A family member 7 isoform X1, translating into MADTSHGPSSFWTQADALLRKNLTYQKRNAKTNCRLILFPFILCILLVITQSLLDHELNKASRKCGCKDVDINGNGQLEKVCGLQYSDAFQAATCSIPSPPQWPPLLQIPAPQYRAVRSEVIPFTDLPNDSCRSTGSCPVTILFTGNNQSLGENLAGNMFPSSFTVNSSNYMDSLAYNALGSDTEPKRDNFIDPAFIENSTLYYVQHQCASNSTLSISVQSVIEFQKEAACVQDLKLWRNSSSEINEQLFKGYRKGNSDEKINEILAAYDFLNSNGNNFNVSIWYNSTYKEGDIQGQFNYLRVPRFVNLVSNAYLQFFQGPGTKMLFEFVKEMPKAASKINVDLASLLGTLFFTWVILQLFPVVLTSLVYEKQQKLRIMMKMHGLGDGPYWMISYAYFLSISLMYMLVFVIFGSVIGLKFFTLNDYGIQIVFYFIYINLQISVAFLVAAFFSNVKTATVVGYIGVFGTGLLGGFLFANFVEDSSFPRGWIIVLELYPGFSLYRGLYEFSQYTFTGNAMGTHGMRWGNLSDSKNGMRQVLIIMFVEWLVLLFVAYYVDQVLSSGSGKSPLFFLQNFGKKRPSSFRKPSLQRQGSKVFVDMDKPDVIQEREKVEQLLLEPSTTHAIICDNLQKVYPGRDGNPEKLAVRGISLALPPGECFGMLGPNGAGKTSFISMMIGLTKPTSGTAYVQGLDIRTHMDWIYTSMGVCPQHDLLWETLTGREHLLFYGRLKNLKGSALIQAVEESLRSVNLFNGGVADKQAGKYSGGMKRRLSVAISLIGDPKVVYMDEPSTGLDPASRSNLWNVVKRAKQDRAIILTTHSMEEAEALCDRLGVFVDGSLQCIGNPKELKGRYGGSYVFTMTTSLDHEQEVVMMVQQLSPNAERTYHTSGTQKFEMPKNEVRIADVFHAVEIAKSRFPVFAWGLSDTTLEDVFIKVANGA